Proteins encoded by one window of Misgurnus anguillicaudatus chromosome 4, ASM2758022v2, whole genome shotgun sequence:
- the osbpl7 gene encoding oxysterol-binding protein-related protein 7 isoform X1, whose amino-acid sequence MNMDFHGSLADHNQPQISGVEKTPGGWYKPTHSRSSSTGSSRHSRLNIKHWEVMDDFPADMNLITESKQVSNPPGICEGYLMKRRKWPLKGWHKRYFVLDKGILRYSKTEHDFSKGKMHGSLDVSLAVMSVNKKAGRIDLDAGDNLYHMKAKSQELYNLWVTKLSAHRMYKKNEAAHVHNGYLQALTQSSHLSQKNSAMTAMSTSSSYLGETQRANLPNVNPAVNGKVAAWLQTQEPDVCSQELNRCQLEMNELHRLVQKLLAYESVKAVNNGDLQRIISMQNISLDKPKKKPGKIWGHSRTLSRFEAFGTPFRGITKSLSSSHLNSSSHLGASMSSIPDYVSTQLTPKNSPDVKKLHQDICSMSLKVHGSLCSAHESLAQERLRLQDAWSSRELHQTTSAQINNLCSLAELDVKARHTKIHKLSVSSESSEGSYRTVLQRKFGSGRSSLRAPSVADSTAEYFDACDELVDASSSEMSDESGLSDGSSNSEPDESRAIASRKYRASLSRAPPKLNIVKGTGHRTTLPAVCPDNSHVGLMTILYNNIGKDLSRVSMPAALNEPVCLLQRLCEELEYSELLDTANHTDDPYHRMVYIAAFAISGYASAQFRNRYKPFNPILGETFECIREDRGFRYISEQVSHHPPISACHAESSNFNFWQDQRWKNKFWGKSLEIMPTGMVNVTLKKYGDHYEWNKVVTCIHNVLSQQRYLEHYGEVIIRNLKSSVCTCKITFVKSRYWGSDGSKNQVQGEVLNETGNVVHRFGGFWHEGIFCDTLPNPQCVWKPNPQPKNYMLYYGFSSFAMEMNELTPELKPLLPPTDTRLRPDQRLLEEGKVDETDKKKDELEEKQRERRKILAKKGEDHIPRFFRKTLDDAGREVWLYNGTYWTIRKNPGFSHVKNLELW is encoded by the exons AGTAATGGACGACTTTCCAGCAGATATGAATCTCATCACAGAGAGCAAACAGGTTTCAAATCCTCCAGGAATATGTGAAGGCTATCTGATGAAGAGGAGAAAGTGGCCGCTGAAAGGTTGGCATAAG AGATACTTTGTCTTGGATAAAGGGATCCTTCGatattcaaaaactgaacatgAT TTTTCCAAAGGAAAGATGCATGGTTCACTGGATGTCAGTCTGGCTGTAATGTCGGTAAACAAGAAAGCAGGACGCATAGATCTAGATGCTGGAGACAATCTCTATCACATGAAA GCCAAAAGTCAGGAATTATATAATTTGTGGGTCACCAAATTAAGTGCCCACAGGATGTATAAGAAGAACGAGGCTGCGCATGTTCACAATGGCTACCTACAGGCCCTGACCCAAAGCAGCCATTTATCCCAAAAAAACAGTGCCATGACGGCAATG AGCACGTCTTCATCTTACTTGGGTGAAACTCAAAGAGCAAATCTGCCAAATGTCAATCCTGCGGTTAATGGAAAAGTGGCAGCCTGGCTACAGACCCAAGAGCCTGACGTCTGCAGCCAAG AGCTTAACCGCTGTCAGCTGGAAATGAATGAGCTTCATCGGCTGGTTCAGAAGCTGCTCGCTTATGAGTCCGTCAAAGCAGTCAATAACGGAGACCTGCAACGGATTATAAGCATGCAG AATATATCTCTTGACAAACCAAAGAAAAAGCCTGGCAAGATTTGGGGTCACTCTCGCACACTGTCGCGATTTGAAGCTTTTGGAACG cCATTTCGTGGGATTACTAAATCG TTATCGTCAAGCCACCTAAACAGCTCATCCCACCTGGGAGCCTCAATGTCGTCTATCCCAGATTACGTCAGCACCCAGCTGACCCCAAAAAACTCACCAGATGTCAAGAAGCTCCATCAGGACATCTGCTCTATGTCCTTGAAAG TTCATGGGTCTCTGTGTTCTGCACATGAGTCTCTCGCTCAAGAGCGCCTGCGGCTGCAGGACGCCTGGTCCAGCAGAGAGCTCCACCAAACCACATCTGCCCAGATTAACAACCTCTGTAGCCTGGCTGAG TTAGACGTTAAAGCCCGCCACACCAAAATCCACAAATTGTCCGTGTCCTCCGAATCCTCTGAAGGCTCCTACCGCACTGTGCTACAAAGGAAG TTTGGTTCAGGCCGCAGTTCTTTACGTGCACCTTCAGTGGCTGACTCCACAGCGGAGTATTTCGATGCATGTGATGAGCTTGTGGACGCAAGCTCTTCGGAAATGTCCGACGAATCGGGTCTGAGTGATGGGTCCAGTAATTCAGAGCCAGACGAGTCTCGGG CAATAGCTTCACGCAAGTATCGTGCCAGTCTCTCAAGGGCGCCACCTAAACTGAATATTGTTAAGGGCACCGGACATCGCACTACTCTACCTGCCGTTTGCCCTGATAACAGTCACGTTGGCTTGATGACCATCCTGTACAACAACATCGGGAAGGACCTGTCCCGCGTCTCCATGCCAGCAGCTCTGAATGAACCCGTGTGCCTACTGCAGAGACTCTGTGAGGAACTGGAATACTCAGAGCTACTGGACACAGCCAACCATACTGATGATCCCTATCACAGGATG GTTTATATCGCTGCTTTTGCCATATCTGGCTACGCATCAGCTCAATTCCGCAATCGCTACAAACCCTTTAATCCCATCCTTGGAGAGACATTTGAGTGTATTAGAGAGGACAGAGGTTTCCGCTACATTAGCGAGCAG GTTTCACATCATCCACCTATATCTGCTTGTCACGCAGAATCAAGCAATTTCAACTTCTGGCAGG ACCAGAGATGGAAGAACAAGTTTTGGGGCAAGTCTTTGGAGATCATGCCAACAGGGATGGTGAATGTGACTCTAAAAAA GTATGGGGATCATTATGAATGGAACAAAGTGGTGACTTGCATCCATAATGTCCTTAGTCAGCAGCGATACCTTGAGCACTATGGCGAGGTAATCATCCGCAACCTGAAAAGTTCAGTGTGCACCTGTAAGATCACATTTGTCAAG TCTCGTTATTGGGGTTCAGATGGGTCCAAAAACCAAGTGCAGGGTGAAGTTCTTAATGAGACTGGTAATGTTGTCCATCGATTTGGTGGATTTTGGCATGAAGGAATCTTCTGTGACACCCTGCCCAACCCACAGTGTGTCTGGAAGCCAA ATCCACAGCCTAAAAACTACATGCTTTACTATGGCTTCTCTAGCTTTGCTATGGAGATGAATGAGCTGACCCCTGAGCTGAAGCCCCTGCTGCCCCCAACAGATACACGCTTGCGTCCTGACCAAAG GTTACTTGAAGAAGGGAAAGTAGATGAAACAGATAAAAAGAAGGATGAGTTGGAAGAGAAGCAAAGAGAAAGAAGGAAAATTCTGGCCAAAAAAGGAGAGGACCACATTCCTCGCTTCTTCAG GAAAACCTTGGATGATGCTGGAAGGGAAGTATGGCTATACAATGGAACGTATTGGACGATCAGGAAGAATCCAGGATTTTCCCACGTAAAAAACCTGGAATTGTGGTGA
- the osbpl7 gene encoding oxysterol-binding protein-related protein 7 isoform X2, producing the protein MNMDFHGSLADHNQPQISGVEKTPGGWYKPTHSRSSSTGSSRHSRLNIKHWEVMDDFPADMNLITESKQVSNPPGICEGYLMKRRKWPLKGWHKRYFVLDKGILRYSKTEHDFSKGKMHGSLDVSLAVMSVNKKAGRIDLDAGDNLYHMKAKSQELYNLWVTKLSAHRMYKKNEAAHVHNGYLQALTQSSHLSQKNSAMTAMSTSSSYLGETQRANLPNVNPAVNGKVAAWLQTQEPDVCSQELNRCQLEMNELHRLVQKLLAYESVKAVNNGDLQRIISMQNISLDKPKKKPGKIWGHSRTLSRFEAFGTLSSSHLNSSSHLGASMSSIPDYVSTQLTPKNSPDVKKLHQDICSMSLKVHGSLCSAHESLAQERLRLQDAWSSRELHQTTSAQINNLCSLAELDVKARHTKIHKLSVSSESSEGSYRTVLQRKFGSGRSSLRAPSVADSTAEYFDACDELVDASSSEMSDESGLSDGSSNSEPDESRAIASRKYRASLSRAPPKLNIVKGTGHRTTLPAVCPDNSHVGLMTILYNNIGKDLSRVSMPAALNEPVCLLQRLCEELEYSELLDTANHTDDPYHRMVYIAAFAISGYASAQFRNRYKPFNPILGETFECIREDRGFRYISEQVSHHPPISACHAESSNFNFWQDQRWKNKFWGKSLEIMPTGMVNVTLKKYGDHYEWNKVVTCIHNVLSQQRYLEHYGEVIIRNLKSSVCTCKITFVKSRYWGSDGSKNQVQGEVLNETGNVVHRFGGFWHEGIFCDTLPNPQCVWKPNPQPKNYMLYYGFSSFAMEMNELTPELKPLLPPTDTRLRPDQRLLEEGKVDETDKKKDELEEKQRERRKILAKKGEDHIPRFFRKTLDDAGREVWLYNGTYWTIRKNPGFSHVKNLELW; encoded by the exons AGTAATGGACGACTTTCCAGCAGATATGAATCTCATCACAGAGAGCAAACAGGTTTCAAATCCTCCAGGAATATGTGAAGGCTATCTGATGAAGAGGAGAAAGTGGCCGCTGAAAGGTTGGCATAAG AGATACTTTGTCTTGGATAAAGGGATCCTTCGatattcaaaaactgaacatgAT TTTTCCAAAGGAAAGATGCATGGTTCACTGGATGTCAGTCTGGCTGTAATGTCGGTAAACAAGAAAGCAGGACGCATAGATCTAGATGCTGGAGACAATCTCTATCACATGAAA GCCAAAAGTCAGGAATTATATAATTTGTGGGTCACCAAATTAAGTGCCCACAGGATGTATAAGAAGAACGAGGCTGCGCATGTTCACAATGGCTACCTACAGGCCCTGACCCAAAGCAGCCATTTATCCCAAAAAAACAGTGCCATGACGGCAATG AGCACGTCTTCATCTTACTTGGGTGAAACTCAAAGAGCAAATCTGCCAAATGTCAATCCTGCGGTTAATGGAAAAGTGGCAGCCTGGCTACAGACCCAAGAGCCTGACGTCTGCAGCCAAG AGCTTAACCGCTGTCAGCTGGAAATGAATGAGCTTCATCGGCTGGTTCAGAAGCTGCTCGCTTATGAGTCCGTCAAAGCAGTCAATAACGGAGACCTGCAACGGATTATAAGCATGCAG AATATATCTCTTGACAAACCAAAGAAAAAGCCTGGCAAGATTTGGGGTCACTCTCGCACACTGTCGCGATTTGAAGCTTTTGGAACG TTATCGTCAAGCCACCTAAACAGCTCATCCCACCTGGGAGCCTCAATGTCGTCTATCCCAGATTACGTCAGCACCCAGCTGACCCCAAAAAACTCACCAGATGTCAAGAAGCTCCATCAGGACATCTGCTCTATGTCCTTGAAAG TTCATGGGTCTCTGTGTTCTGCACATGAGTCTCTCGCTCAAGAGCGCCTGCGGCTGCAGGACGCCTGGTCCAGCAGAGAGCTCCACCAAACCACATCTGCCCAGATTAACAACCTCTGTAGCCTGGCTGAG TTAGACGTTAAAGCCCGCCACACCAAAATCCACAAATTGTCCGTGTCCTCCGAATCCTCTGAAGGCTCCTACCGCACTGTGCTACAAAGGAAG TTTGGTTCAGGCCGCAGTTCTTTACGTGCACCTTCAGTGGCTGACTCCACAGCGGAGTATTTCGATGCATGTGATGAGCTTGTGGACGCAAGCTCTTCGGAAATGTCCGACGAATCGGGTCTGAGTGATGGGTCCAGTAATTCAGAGCCAGACGAGTCTCGGG CAATAGCTTCACGCAAGTATCGTGCCAGTCTCTCAAGGGCGCCACCTAAACTGAATATTGTTAAGGGCACCGGACATCGCACTACTCTACCTGCCGTTTGCCCTGATAACAGTCACGTTGGCTTGATGACCATCCTGTACAACAACATCGGGAAGGACCTGTCCCGCGTCTCCATGCCAGCAGCTCTGAATGAACCCGTGTGCCTACTGCAGAGACTCTGTGAGGAACTGGAATACTCAGAGCTACTGGACACAGCCAACCATACTGATGATCCCTATCACAGGATG GTTTATATCGCTGCTTTTGCCATATCTGGCTACGCATCAGCTCAATTCCGCAATCGCTACAAACCCTTTAATCCCATCCTTGGAGAGACATTTGAGTGTATTAGAGAGGACAGAGGTTTCCGCTACATTAGCGAGCAG GTTTCACATCATCCACCTATATCTGCTTGTCACGCAGAATCAAGCAATTTCAACTTCTGGCAGG ACCAGAGATGGAAGAACAAGTTTTGGGGCAAGTCTTTGGAGATCATGCCAACAGGGATGGTGAATGTGACTCTAAAAAA GTATGGGGATCATTATGAATGGAACAAAGTGGTGACTTGCATCCATAATGTCCTTAGTCAGCAGCGATACCTTGAGCACTATGGCGAGGTAATCATCCGCAACCTGAAAAGTTCAGTGTGCACCTGTAAGATCACATTTGTCAAG TCTCGTTATTGGGGTTCAGATGGGTCCAAAAACCAAGTGCAGGGTGAAGTTCTTAATGAGACTGGTAATGTTGTCCATCGATTTGGTGGATTTTGGCATGAAGGAATCTTCTGTGACACCCTGCCCAACCCACAGTGTGTCTGGAAGCCAA ATCCACAGCCTAAAAACTACATGCTTTACTATGGCTTCTCTAGCTTTGCTATGGAGATGAATGAGCTGACCCCTGAGCTGAAGCCCCTGCTGCCCCCAACAGATACACGCTTGCGTCCTGACCAAAG GTTACTTGAAGAAGGGAAAGTAGATGAAACAGATAAAAAGAAGGATGAGTTGGAAGAGAAGCAAAGAGAAAGAAGGAAAATTCTGGCCAAAAAAGGAGAGGACCACATTCCTCGCTTCTTCAG GAAAACCTTGGATGATGCTGGAAGGGAAGTATGGCTATACAATGGAACGTATTGGACGATCAGGAAGAATCCAGGATTTTCCCACGTAAAAAACCTGGAATTGTGGTGA